CGACGGGCTGACCGACCGCCATTTCCGTTGCATAACCAAGCAGGATCTGCGCGCCCGGGTTCCAGCTGCAGATCATTCCTTCAGGGTCGATCAGGAATTGCGCGCGCTCGAGATCGCTGGCGATGAACCGAGCGGAAAGCTTTTCGACCGTGTCGCCGCCCATCCCGATCCCCTGCCAATCGCCTTGGATTGGCACCCCAGGCACTTGGTGAGCCTACCCATATCGTGGACGCGTGCAAGTTCGGATCGCGCCATTGCGGATCGGGACAGGTGCAATCGTCAGTTCACTGAGCGAGGAAGACGGGATAGGGGCTGTTGCGCAGCAAGTCGTTGGTAACGCCGCCGAACAGCGTTTCGATCAGCCGCGCATGCCCGAATCCGCCCATGACGATGATCGATGGCTCGATGCGCAGCGCCTGAGCCACGATCTGCTGCCCGATCCGGCCCGGCGCGTCTGGGATGTTCATAATCTCCGGTCGTATGCCGTGACGCGACAGATAGCTTGCTGCCAGTTCCGGGGGATGCCGGATATCTCCGCTGGCAATGCTGAGCAGGCGAACCTCGCGCGCCAGGCCCAGGATCGGGACCGCGGCGCGCAGCGCCGCGTCGGCCTCGTCAGATCCGTCCCATGCGACCAGCGCAATGCCCTGTAGCGCGATCCCCCGTGCCGCGCGCGGCACCGCGACAACCGGCCGGTTGAGCCGCAGCATCGCGGCAACCACTGCGTCCATCTCGCCGCCCGGAAAGCCGTCGAACACCGTATTGATAACGACCAGGTCGGTGAGCGCGGTATGGGAGGCCAGGCAGGAGGCGACATCTCCCATGCACTCGGCCCGCGTCCAGGGCACGTCCTCGATCAGCAGCCGCGCCTTGATCCGGGCGCTATTCTCCTCCTGAACCGCCAGTTCCTCGGCGATCTGTGTCGCGAGCAATCCGGGGCCGATGATCGGATCCTCGACAATCGGCGACAGCGCGGTGACGTCGATAGCGATCAGATGCCCGTGCAGCCCACGGACGAGGTCGAGCGCGGCCTGAAGCCGCGACTCCTGGCCGGCGTCGGCATGGATCAATACGGCAACATTTTTCATTGCCCGTCTCCCGAAACTCATCGGAGCGAGGCTATGCGTCGGATCGATGGGTCACTATCGGGAGTGATACGTAGTACGACGTGCGCCGCACCCGCGGGCTATTCGGCGGCCTTGAGCGCGTCCTCATTGTCCGGTTCCATCCCCGTTGCGTGACTGGCTAGCAGGTCCACGGGAGGCACGCTCTCGATCTCGCGCGCGCCAGTCTCGATGTTCAGATCCTTGAGCTTGCGCGCCGAAACGAGCGCGCGGCTTTCCAGCGAGCTGGCAAAAGCGTTGAAATTCTTGACCGCCGTGTTGAGCCCGCTACCCACCGTGCGCAAGTCGCCCAGTGCCTTGGCGAGGCGGTCATAAAGCTCCTTGCCCAGCGCGCCGATCTGCCGTGCTTCCTTGGCCAGCATCTCCTGCCGCCAGACTGCAGCAACCGTGCGCGCGATTGCGATCAGGTTGGTCGGCGTCGCCAGCAGCACGCGCTTCTCGAATGCGAAGTCCCACAGCGTCGGGTCATGCTCCAGCGCGGCCGACAGGAAATGCTCGCCCGGAACGAACATGATGACATAATCGGGGGCCTCGTCGAACTGGGTCCAGTACGCCTTGTTGCCCAGCGCATTGACGTGGGTCTTCATCGAGATGGCGTGCGCGGTCAGCCCTGCCTGCCGCTCATCCTCATCGACCGCGCCGAATGCGTCCTGATAGGCGTTGAGCGACACCTTGGCGTCGATCACCAGCGCCTTGCCGCCCGGTACGCGGACGATAGCGTCAGGGGCGCAGCCGCCCCCCTCTTCCTGCGCGACGCTGACCTCGGTCATGAAATCAGTATGTTCGGACAGGCCGCAGGTTTCGAGCACGTTGCGCAGTTGTTGCTCGCCCCAGCGACCGCGCGACTTCGGCGCGTTGCGCAGCGAGTTGACCAGCTTCGCCGCCTCGGTGCTGACCCGCTCCTGCCCGATCCGCATCTGCTCGATCTGGCCCTTCAGCTCCCCGAACGCATCGCGGCGCTCCGCCTCCACCTTGGCGACGCCCTCTTCGTAGCGCTGGAGCCGTTCGGTCACCGGCTGGAGCAGTGCCTTGAGATTCTGGCCAGCTGCGCTCTCGGACTCCCTGAAACGATCCTCGGCGCGTTTGAGGAAGGCTGCCTGGGTTTCGGCGAGCATCGTCCCGGCCACTTCGCGAAACTGGCCGGTCAGCCGCTCCTCAAGCCC
The genomic region above belongs to Sphingomonas sp. J315 and contains:
- a CDS encoding universal stress protein; this translates as MKNVAVLIHADAGQESRLQAALDLVRGLHGHLIAIDVTALSPIVEDPIIGPGLLATQIAEELAVQEENSARIKARLLIEDVPWTRAECMGDVASCLASHTALTDLVVINTVFDGFPGGEMDAVVAAMLRLNRPVVAVPRAARGIALQGIALVAWDGSDEADAALRAAVPILGLAREVRLLSIASGDIRHPPELAASYLSRHGIRPEIMNIPDAPGRIGQQIVAQALRIEPSIIVMGGFGHARLIETLFGGVTNDLLRNSPYPVFLAQ
- a CDS encoding DNA recombination protein RmuC, producing the protein MVGLVVALVAGALLGWLLGGRAAAALRAERDQREADFKAAITDLAAAEERAREIPELREQLDTIRDQRDAARIELAELRVKAEGLEERLTGQFREVAGTMLAETQAAFLKRAEDRFRESESAAGQNLKALLQPVTERLQRYEEGVAKVEAERRDAFGELKGQIEQMRIGQERVSTEAAKLVNSLRNAPKSRGRWGEQQLRNVLETCGLSEHTDFMTEVSVAQEEGGGCAPDAIVRVPGGKALVIDAKVSLNAYQDAFGAVDEDERQAGLTAHAISMKTHVNALGNKAYWTQFDEAPDYVIMFVPGEHFLSAALEHDPTLWDFAFEKRVLLATPTNLIAIARTVAAVWRQEMLAKEARQIGALGKELYDRLAKALGDLRTVGSGLNTAVKNFNAFASSLESRALVSARKLKDLNIETGAREIESVPPVDLLASHATGMEPDNEDALKAAE